A section of the Streptomyces sp. NBC_00178 genome encodes:
- a CDS encoding ABC transporter permease: MNFWEYVGTRHQQLLTDTYQHASAVFQCMVIATLLGVLIGVVSYRSGWGGSLAITSTSAILTIPSLAAIGLLIPLVGLGVPPTVIILTLYGLLPIVRNCIVGLRGVDPNLVDAAKGIGMSRTRRLLKVELPLAWPPILTGIRVSTQMLMGIAAIAAYASGPGLGNEIFRGLASLGSANAINQVLAGTIGIVILALLFDAAYVLLGRLTIPRGIRA, translated from the coding sequence GTGAACTTCTGGGAGTATGTGGGCACCCGCCACCAGCAACTGCTCACCGACACGTATCAGCACGCCAGCGCCGTCTTCCAGTGCATGGTCATCGCCACCCTCCTCGGCGTCCTGATCGGTGTCGTCAGCTACCGGAGCGGCTGGGGCGGCTCACTGGCGATCACCTCCACCTCGGCGATCCTCACGATCCCCTCGCTCGCCGCGATCGGTCTGCTGATCCCCCTGGTCGGCCTCGGGGTACCGCCCACCGTGATCATCCTGACGCTGTACGGGCTGCTGCCCATCGTCCGCAACTGCATCGTCGGACTGCGCGGGGTCGACCCGAATCTCGTCGACGCGGCGAAGGGCATCGGGATGTCCCGGACGCGGCGGCTGCTCAAGGTGGAGCTGCCCCTCGCCTGGCCGCCCATCCTCACCGGCATCCGGGTGTCCACCCAGATGCTGATGGGGATCGCCGCCATCGCCGCCTACGCCTCGGGCCCCGGACTCGGCAACGAGATCTTCCGCGGCCTCGCCTCACTGGGAAGCGCCAACGCCATCAACCAGGTCCTCGCCGGCACCATCGGCATCGTCATCCTCGCTCTGCTCTTCGACGCCGCCTACGTCCTCCTCGGGCGGCTGACCATCCCTAGGGGGATCCGTGCCTGA
- a CDS encoding ABC transporter ATP-binding protein codes for MPETATGPTESTPERTTASGATIQLENLSKSYPGSPAPAVDDVSMDIKAGETVILVGPSGCGKSTTLKMINRLIEPTSGRIRINDEDVTDMDPVKLRRKIGYAIQSSGLFPHMTVAENIALVPKMTGWSKSGVKDRVEEMLDLVGLDPREFHGRYPRQLSGGQQQRVGVARALAADPPVLLMDEPFGAVDPITRDHLQDELIRLQHELHKTIVFVTHDFDEAIKLGDRIAVLRERSHIAQFDTPEAILTNPTDDFVSGFVGAGAALKRLNLTRVRDVGIADFPTVTVEDPLQSIFNKLRDGQHNELLMLDRRNRPYKWLRRGDLMRAKGSLARAGQLVHDTVTRDATLHDALEAVLTDSGGRVAVTGRRGEFIGVVDMHTLMNSVQELLEADRLTAMEHEHDLEELREHRTEQELEGGDGGL; via the coding sequence GTGCCTGAGACCGCCACCGGGCCGACGGAGTCGACCCCGGAACGCACCACCGCCTCGGGCGCCACCATCCAGCTCGAGAACCTCAGCAAGTCCTATCCCGGCAGCCCGGCCCCGGCCGTGGACGACGTGTCCATGGACATCAAGGCCGGCGAGACCGTGATCCTCGTCGGCCCCTCCGGCTGCGGGAAGTCCACCACGCTGAAGATGATCAACCGCCTGATCGAGCCGACGTCCGGGCGGATCAGGATCAACGACGAGGACGTCACCGACATGGACCCGGTGAAGCTGCGCCGGAAGATCGGTTACGCGATCCAGTCCTCCGGCCTCTTCCCGCACATGACGGTCGCCGAGAACATCGCCCTCGTGCCGAAGATGACCGGCTGGTCGAAGTCGGGCGTGAAGGACCGTGTCGAGGAGATGCTCGACCTGGTCGGGCTCGACCCCCGCGAGTTCCACGGGCGCTACCCGCGCCAGCTCTCCGGGGGGCAGCAGCAGCGCGTGGGGGTGGCGCGAGCCCTGGCCGCCGACCCGCCCGTCCTGCTGATGGACGAGCCCTTCGGGGCGGTCGACCCGATCACCCGGGACCACCTCCAGGACGAGCTGATCCGGCTCCAGCACGAGCTGCACAAGACGATCGTCTTCGTCACCCACGACTTCGACGAGGCCATCAAGCTCGGCGACCGGATCGCGGTGCTGCGGGAGCGTTCGCACATCGCGCAGTTCGACACCCCCGAGGCGATCCTCACCAACCCGACGGACGACTTCGTCTCGGGATTCGTCGGCGCGGGCGCCGCCCTGAAGCGGCTCAACCTGACCCGTGTGCGGGACGTGGGCATCGCCGACTTCCCCACGGTGACCGTCGAGGACCCGCTCCAGTCGATCTTCAACAAGCTGCGGGACGGTCAGCACAACGAACTGCTGATGCTGGACCGGCGCAACCGGCCCTACAAGTGGCTGCGGCGCGGCGACCTGATGCGGGCCAAGGGCTCGCTCGCCCGGGCCGGGCAGCTCGTGCACGACACGGTGACCCGGGACGCGACGCTGCACGACGCCCTGGAGGCGGTGCTGACCGACAGCGGCGGGCGCGTCGCCGTGACGGGGCGGCGCGGTGAGTTCATCGGCGTCGTCGACATGCACACCCTGATGAACTCCGTGCAGGAACTCCTGGAGGCCGACCGGCTCACCGCGATGGAGCACGAGCACGACCTGGAGGAACTGCGCGAGCACCGGACGGAACAGGAGCTCGAGGGAGGTGACGGCGGACTGTGA
- a CDS encoding ABC transporter permease → MTPSHQAPPKGARPPGEHDVKGHAFRDEEAEPPSRSAPARRITWQKLVVVPAVLAVVLVATYLWISNAELDSVAENSIAGDIVEVRWWQHVRLTAISTFWVLIIAIPLGIALTRRGLKKAAPGVTALANIGQATPAIGLLALLVIWLGIGPSTAIVGMVIYAVLPVLSNTVAGLNSIEPTLVEASRGIGMSAMGTLTRVELPLAVPLILAGVRTALVLNVGTATLATFGGGGGLGDLITSGIQTQRMPVLVLGSVLTVVLALLVDWLASLVELWLTPRGLEEA, encoded by the coding sequence GTGACCCCCAGTCATCAGGCGCCGCCCAAGGGGGCGCGGCCACCGGGCGAACACGACGTGAAGGGCCACGCGTTCCGTGACGAGGAGGCGGAGCCGCCGTCGCGGTCCGCGCCCGCACGGCGGATCACCTGGCAGAAGCTCGTGGTGGTCCCGGCGGTGCTCGCGGTCGTCCTGGTCGCCACGTATCTGTGGATCTCCAACGCAGAGCTCGACTCGGTGGCCGAGAACTCGATCGCGGGTGACATCGTCGAGGTGCGCTGGTGGCAGCACGTCAGGCTGACCGCGATCTCCACCTTCTGGGTGCTGATCATCGCGATCCCGCTCGGCATCGCCCTGACCCGGCGCGGCCTGAAGAAGGCGGCACCGGGGGTCACGGCCCTCGCGAACATCGGCCAGGCCACCCCGGCGATCGGACTGCTGGCGCTGCTCGTGATCTGGCTGGGCATCGGCCCGTCGACCGCGATCGTCGGCATGGTGATCTACGCGGTGCTGCCGGTGCTCTCCAACACCGTGGCGGGGCTCAACTCGATCGAGCCGACCCTCGTCGAGGCCTCCCGGGGCATCGGCATGTCGGCGATGGGCACGCTCACCAGGGTTGAACTGCCGCTCGCGGTCCCGCTGATCCTGGCGGGCGTGCGGACGGCGCTGGTCCTCAACGTGGGCACGGCGACCCTCGCCACCTTCGGGGGCGGCGGCGGACTGGGCGACCTGATCACCTCCGGCATCCAGACGCAGCGCATGCCCGTGCTGGTGCTCGGTTCCGTGCTGACGGTGGTCCTGGCACTGCTGGTGGACTGGCTGGCCTCGCTGGTCGAACTGTGGCTGACGCCGCGCGGACTGGAGGAAGCGTGA
- a CDS encoding glycine betaine ABC transporter substrate-binding protein, with product MRIRTGLASVAALALVLTGCGLKSGSPLVDEVAPGSVGKGQPLKGASLTVTSKNFSENIILGNIIGLIFKAAGAEVLDRTNLPGSISAREAVVKGEADALYDYTGTAWITYLGHAEPIADPQKQWKAVRDEDIGNGVTWLPPATLDNTYALAISKKNNEKYHLKTLSDVAALAKKDPKAVTVCVENEFASRDDGLPGMQKKYGMKLPAANTKKMDAGIIYTQVNKSNSCLLGEVYTTDGRIKAMNLDVTEDDEQFFPNYNAAPAIHTATLDRYPEIAEMLAPVTKKLTTELAQELNSKVDVDGEDPHEVAKDWLLKEGFIKEG from the coding sequence GTGAGGATACGAACGGGCCTCGCATCGGTGGCCGCGCTCGCCCTCGTGCTCACGGGGTGCGGGCTGAAGAGCGGATCGCCGCTGGTGGACGAGGTGGCACCGGGGTCGGTCGGCAAGGGACAGCCCCTCAAGGGCGCGTCCCTCACGGTGACCTCGAAGAACTTCAGCGAGAACATCATCCTCGGCAACATCATCGGCCTGATCTTCAAGGCGGCCGGCGCCGAAGTGCTGGACCGCACGAACCTCCCGGGGTCGATCAGCGCGCGCGAGGCGGTCGTCAAGGGCGAGGCGGACGCGCTGTACGACTACACGGGCACGGCGTGGATCACCTATCTGGGTCACGCCGAACCGATCGCCGACCCGCAGAAGCAGTGGAAGGCGGTCCGGGACGAGGACATCGGCAACGGGGTGACCTGGCTCCCGCCGGCCACCCTCGACAACACGTACGCCCTGGCCATCAGCAAGAAGAACAACGAGAAGTACCACCTGAAGACGCTGTCGGACGTGGCCGCGCTCGCGAAGAAGGACCCGAAGGCCGTGACGGTCTGCGTGGAGAACGAGTTCGCGTCGCGCGACGACGGCCTGCCCGGCATGCAGAAGAAGTACGGGATGAAGCTGCCGGCCGCCAACACCAAGAAGATGGACGCCGGGATCATCTACACCCAGGTGAACAAGTCGAACTCCTGCCTGCTGGGCGAGGTGTACACCACGGACGGCCGGATCAAGGCGATGAACCTGGACGTGACCGAGGACGACGAGCAGTTCTTCCCCAACTACAACGCCGCGCCGGCCATCCACACGGCGACCCTCGACAGGTATCCCGAGATCGCGGAGATGCTGGCGCCGGTGACGAAGAAGCTGACGACCGAGCTCGCGCAGGAACTCAACTCCAAGGTCGACGTGGACGGCGAGGACCCGCACGAGGTGGCCAAGGACTGGCTGCTGAAGGAAGGATTCATCAAGGAGGGCTGA
- a CDS encoding ArsR/SmtB family transcription factor, which produces MAPNEPADRTSPYADDPELHHVDARTLRGLAHPLRIRLLNALREFGPATASGLADRLGESSGATSYHLRQLAAYGFVEDDPERGKGRERWWKAAHTGTVFGAAADFTHHADPEVRGAIGVVLHEVATTHAQELNTWLGTMHEWPDEWQRAMDISDFKLRLTPELALELVGKLHEVMSSYRGRVPDDTEGAGVVRTHLHMFPRSTD; this is translated from the coding sequence ATGGCCCCGAATGAACCGGCAGACCGCACGTCCCCGTACGCGGACGACCCCGAGCTCCACCACGTCGACGCCCGCACCCTGCGGGGGCTCGCCCACCCGCTGCGCATCCGGCTGCTGAACGCTCTCCGGGAGTTCGGACCCGCCACCGCGTCCGGACTCGCCGACCGTCTCGGCGAGTCCAGCGGCGCCACCAGCTACCACCTGCGGCAGCTCGCGGCGTACGGCTTCGTCGAGGACGATCCGGAGCGCGGCAAGGGGCGCGAGCGGTGGTGGAAGGCCGCCCACACGGGGACGGTGTTCGGGGCCGCCGCCGACTTCACCCACCACGCGGACCCCGAAGTGCGGGGCGCCATAGGGGTGGTGCTCCACGAGGTCGCGACCACGCACGCACAGGAACTGAACACCTGGCTCGGGACCATGCACGAGTGGCCCGACGAGTGGCAGCGGGCGATGGACATCAGCGACTTCAAGCTCCGGCTCACCCCGGAACTCGCCCTGGAACTCGTCGGGAAGCTGCACGAAGTGATGAGCAGTTACCGGGGCCGCGTCCCCGACGACACCGAAGGGGCGGGCGTCGTCCGCACCCATCTGCACATGTTCCCGCGCTCCACCGACTGA
- a CDS encoding MFS transporter, producing MDGGGPVLRSRTPLAAVLAANSISTAGTSLTLIGVPWFVLETTGSAGRAGVVAFCATLPIVIAALVGGPVIDRLGRRRVAVGSDAVCGAAVAAVPLLHHAGLLEFWMLCALMALNGLAHTPGNTARYVLVPDLAAHAGITLARAASLFDAVSRGARMVGAALAGVLIAVVGAETVLLLDAATFTLSALLVAAGVRGVRAAEPRKAAAPVSLRTYGTELREGYAYLLGNRLLLAVVVMVMFMNGTDQGWNAVLLPVHAEAELGGATDLGLLTALFGAGGLTGALLYGAVGHRFSRRTVFSVCVVLCGAPRFAVAALTGTTLPLAVTMALGGVAGGMLNPILTTMTYERVPEELRSRVSGALTAGCELAMPVGGLAAGLLVESAGATGALLAMGGVYFLATLSPLVFPAWRSMEGPGPQVSSSGPCPPVRGPAARTPRSSAS from the coding sequence GTGGACGGGGGAGGACCGGTCCTGCGGAGCCGTACACCGCTCGCGGCCGTCCTGGCGGCCAACTCGATTTCGACGGCGGGCACGTCGCTCACCCTGATCGGCGTGCCGTGGTTCGTCCTGGAGACCACCGGGAGCGCGGGCCGGGCCGGGGTGGTCGCGTTCTGCGCGACCCTGCCCATCGTGATCGCCGCCCTGGTGGGCGGGCCCGTCATCGACCGGCTGGGCCGGCGCCGGGTGGCCGTGGGCTCCGACGCGGTCTGCGGCGCGGCCGTCGCCGCCGTCCCGCTGCTGCACCACGCGGGCCTGCTCGAATTCTGGATGCTGTGCGCCCTGATGGCGCTGAACGGGCTGGCCCACACCCCCGGCAACACCGCGCGCTACGTCCTCGTGCCGGACCTCGCCGCACACGCGGGCATCACGCTCGCCCGCGCCGCGAGCCTCTTCGACGCGGTGTCGCGCGGCGCCCGCATGGTCGGTGCGGCCCTCGCGGGCGTGCTCATCGCCGTCGTCGGCGCCGAGACCGTGCTCCTGCTGGACGCCGCCACCTTCACACTGTCCGCCCTCCTGGTGGCGGCCGGCGTACGCGGGGTCCGCGCGGCCGAGCCGCGCAAGGCCGCGGCCCCCGTGTCACTGCGTACCTACGGGACCGAACTGCGCGAGGGGTACGCCTACTTGCTGGGCAACAGGCTCCTGCTCGCCGTCGTCGTCATGGTGATGTTCATGAACGGCACGGACCAGGGCTGGAACGCCGTCCTGCTGCCCGTGCACGCCGAGGCCGAGCTGGGCGGGGCCACCGACCTCGGGCTGCTCACGGCGCTGTTCGGGGCGGGCGGGCTGACGGGCGCACTGCTGTACGGCGCGGTCGGCCACCGCTTCTCGCGGCGGACGGTGTTCTCGGTGTGCGTGGTGCTGTGCGGGGCGCCGAGGTTCGCGGTGGCGGCCCTGACCGGCACGACGCTGCCGCTGGCGGTCACGATGGCGCTGGGCGGTGTCGCCGGGGGCATGCTGAACCCGATCCTGACGACGATGACGTACGAGCGCGTCCCCGAGGAGCTGCGGAGCCGGGTGTCCGGCGCGCTCACGGCGGGCTGCGAGCTGGCGATGCCGGTGGGCGGCCTCGCGGCGGGGCTCCTGGTGGAGAGCGCGGGGGCGACGGGGGCGCTGCTGGCGATGGGAGGGGTCTACTTCCTCGCGACGCTGAGCCCGCTGGTCTTCCCTGCCTGGCGCTCCATGGAGGGCCCCGGGCCGCAGGTCAGCAGCTCGGGACCTTGCCCCCCTGTTCGAGGGCCCGCAGCGAGGACACCGCGTTCTTCAGCGTCGTGA
- a CDS encoding S16 family serine protease — protein sequence MAIRLSRPRALALCALPVLALFGTAAFAPLPFTVAQPGTTANVLGDSKGEPVITITGAPTRATEGQLRMTTILATSPTADIRVGSVVDSWFRADRAVMPRDSVYPTGGSEKEIERHNLQDMEKSQNSAVDAALRYLDRSPGSVDVTLHLEDVGGPSAGLFFALGIVDKLAGDGSGGDLTGGRTVAGTGTIDPDGTVGAVGGVSLKTQAARRDGATVFLVPKAECTQAKAERPDGLRLVPVTTLKNAVSSLRALEQGGKVPSC from the coding sequence GTGGCCATTCGTCTCTCACGCCCCCGCGCCCTCGCCCTCTGCGCGCTGCCCGTCCTCGCCCTGTTCGGCACGGCCGCCTTCGCGCCGCTGCCGTTCACCGTGGCGCAGCCCGGCACCACGGCGAACGTCCTCGGGGACAGCAAGGGGGAGCCGGTCATCACGATCACCGGCGCGCCCACCCGGGCCACCGAGGGCCAGCTGCGGATGACGACGATCCTGGCGACCTCGCCCACGGCCGACATCAGGGTGGGGAGCGTGGTCGACAGCTGGTTCCGCGCGGACCGCGCCGTCATGCCGCGCGACTCGGTCTACCCGACCGGCGGCTCCGAGAAGGAGATCGAGCGGCACAACCTCCAGGACATGGAGAAGTCGCAGAACTCCGCCGTCGACGCGGCGCTGCGGTACCTCGACAGGTCACCGGGCTCGGTGGACGTCACCCTGCACCTGGAGGACGTCGGCGGGCCGAGCGCCGGGCTGTTCTTCGCGCTGGGAATCGTCGACAAGCTGGCCGGTGACGGCTCGGGCGGTGACCTGACCGGCGGCCGCACCGTCGCCGGTACGGGGACCATCGACCCCGACGGCACCGTCGGCGCGGTCGGCGGGGTCTCCCTGAAGACGCAGGCCGCCCGGCGTGACGGCGCGACGGTCTTCCTCGTCCCGAAGGCGGAGTGCACGCAGGCCAAGGCCGAGCGCCCCGACGGACTGCGGCTGGTCCCCGTCACGACGCTGAAGAACGCGGTGTCCTCGCTGCGGGCCCTCGAACAGGGGGGCAAGGTCCCGAGCTGCTGA
- a CDS encoding IclR family transcriptional regulator produces the protein MTAETSQTLDRGLRVLKLLADTDHGLTVTELSNKLGVNRTVVYRLLATLEQHALVRRDLGGRARVGLGVLRLGRQVHPLVREAALPALRSLAEDIGATAHLTLVDGADALAVAVVEPTWTDYHVAYRAGFRHSLDRGAAGRAILTARQKTADHPGYTLTQGELEAGACGAAAPLVGVSGVEGSVGVVMLADAVPERVGPRVLDAAREVADALR, from the coding sequence GTGACCGCGGAGACTTCTCAGACGCTCGACCGGGGACTGCGTGTCCTCAAACTGCTCGCCGATACCGACCACGGCCTCACCGTCACCGAGTTGTCCAACAAACTCGGCGTGAACCGCACGGTGGTCTACCGATTGCTCGCCACCCTGGAACAGCACGCCCTCGTCCGGCGTGACCTGGGCGGCCGGGCCAGGGTGGGGCTCGGCGTACTCCGCCTGGGCCGGCAGGTGCACCCGCTCGTCCGGGAGGCGGCGCTGCCCGCGCTTCGCTCCCTGGCCGAGGACATAGGGGCCACCGCCCACCTCACCCTGGTCGACGGCGCGGACGCCCTCGCGGTCGCCGTGGTCGAACCGACCTGGACCGACTACCACGTGGCCTACCGGGCCGGTTTCCGGCACTCGCTGGACCGGGGCGCCGCGGGCCGTGCCATCCTCACCGCCCGGCAGAAGACCGCCGACCACCCCGGCTACACCCTCACCCAGGGCGAACTGGAGGCCGGGGCCTGCGGGGCCGCCGCACCCCTGGTCGGGGTCTCCGGGGTCGAGGGCAGCGTGGGGGTCGTGATGCTCGCGGACGCCGTACCGGAACGGGTCGGACCGAGGGTCCTCGACGCCGCCCGGGAGGTCGCGGACGCCCTGCGGTGA
- a CDS encoding DEAD/DEAH box helicase has translation MTTTASHHLSPAFPGRAPWGTAGKLRAWQQGAMEKYIQDQPRDFLAVATPGAGKTTFALTLASWLLHHHVVQQITVVAPTEHLKKQWAEAAARIGIKLDPEYSAGPVSKEYHGVAITYAGVGVRPMLHRNRCEQRKTLVILDEIHHAGDSKSWGEACQEAFDPATRRLALTGTPFRSDTNPIPFVAYEEGNDGIRRSSADYTYGYGNALSDGVVRPVIFLSYSGNMRWRTKAGDEIAARLGEPMTKDAIGQAWRTALAPTGDWIPNVLAAADKRLTEVRKGIPDAGGLVIATDQESARAYAKILKSVTGEKPTVVLSDEKAASKNIDRFSQDGSRWMVAVRMVSEGVDVPRLAVGVYATTISTPLFFAQAVGRFVRSRRRGETASVFLPTIPMLLDFANEMEVERDHVLDKPKKGSDEENPFAEEDQLLADAEKLEDEETEDQLPFEALESDAVFDRVLYDGAEFGMQAHPGSEEEQDYLGIPGLLEPDQVQLLLQKRQTRQIAHSRQKPAAEADLLEKAAEDRPVVTHKKLLELRKQLNTMVSAYTHQSGKPHGVIHTELRRVCGGPPSAEATAGQIQDRIKKVQEWATRMR, from the coding sequence GTGACTACTACCGCCTCCCACCACCTCTCACCCGCCTTCCCCGGCCGGGCCCCCTGGGGCACCGCCGGCAAGCTGCGCGCCTGGCAGCAGGGTGCGATGGAGAAGTACATCCAGGACCAGCCGCGCGACTTCCTCGCCGTCGCGACGCCGGGCGCGGGGAAGACCACCTTCGCGCTGACCCTCGCCTCTTGGCTGCTGCACCACCACGTGGTGCAGCAGATCACCGTCGTGGCGCCCACCGAGCACCTGAAGAAGCAGTGGGCGGAGGCCGCGGCCCGCATAGGCATCAAGCTCGACCCCGAATACAGCGCGGGACCCGTGAGCAAGGAGTACCACGGGGTCGCGATCACGTACGCCGGAGTCGGCGTGCGTCCCATGCTGCACCGCAACCGGTGCGAGCAGCGCAAGACGCTCGTGATCCTCGACGAGATCCACCACGCCGGTGACTCGAAGTCATGGGGCGAGGCGTGCCAGGAGGCGTTCGACCCGGCGACCCGGCGGCTCGCCCTCACGGGTACGCCCTTCCGGTCCGACACGAACCCCATCCCGTTCGTGGCGTACGAGGAGGGGAACGACGGCATCCGGCGTTCCTCGGCCGACTACACCTACGGTTACGGCAACGCGCTCTCCGACGGTGTCGTGCGTCCCGTGATCTTCCTCAGCTACAGCGGCAACATGCGCTGGCGCACCAAGGCCGGTGACGAGATCGCGGCCCGGCTCGGTGAGCCGATGACCAAGGACGCCATCGGGCAGGCCTGGCGTACGGCACTCGCGCCGACCGGCGACTGGATCCCCAACGTGCTGGCCGCCGCCGACAAGCGGCTCACCGAGGTCCGCAAGGGCATCCCGGACGCCGGCGGGCTGGTCATCGCGACGGACCAGGAGTCGGCGCGCGCCTACGCCAAGATCCTGAAGTCGGTCACGGGGGAGAAGCCGACCGTGGTCCTCTCCGACGAGAAGGCCGCGTCGAAGAACATCGACAGGTTCAGCCAGGACGGGTCGCGCTGGATGGTCGCGGTCCGGATGGTGTCGGAGGGCGTCGACGTGCCGCGCCTCGCCGTCGGGGTGTACGCGACGACCATCTCCACCCCGCTGTTCTTCGCCCAGGCCGTCGGCCGTTTCGTGCGGTCGAGGCGGCGCGGCGAGACCGCCTCGGTGTTCCTGCCGACGATCCCCATGCTGCTCGACTTCGCGAACGAGATGGAGGTCGAGCGCGACCACGTGCTCGACAAGCCTAAGAAGGGCAGCGACGAGGAGAACCCGTTCGCCGAGGAGGACCAGCTCCTGGCGGACGCGGAGAAGCTGGAGGACGAGGAGACCGAGGACCAGCTGCCCTTCGAGGCGCTGGAGTCCGACGCCGTCTTCGACCGGGTGCTGTACGACGGCGCCGAGTTCGGCATGCAGGCGCACCCGGGCAGCGAGGAGGAGCAGGACTACCTCGGCATCCCCGGCCTCCTCGAACCCGACCAGGTCCAACTGCTGCTCCAGAAGCGGCAGACCCGGCAGATCGCCCACAGCCGCCAGAAGCCGGCCGCGGAGGCCGACCTCCTGGAGAAGGCGGCGGAGGACCGGCCCGTCGTCACGCACAAGAAGCTGCTGGAGCTGCGCAAGCAGCTCAACACGATGGTGTCGGCGTACACCCACCAGAGCGGCAAGCCGCACGGGGTGATCCACACCGAGCTGCGGAGGGTCTGCGGCGGGCCGCCGAGCGCGGAGGCCACGGCCGGGCAGATCCAGGACCGGATCAAGAAGGTCCAGGAGTGGGCAACCCGGATGCGGTGA
- a CDS encoding MFS transporter codes for MTALEPHDAEVTATLVETTAPAPAEGVLGRTYRALSIGIVSVVLLIAFEATAVGTAMPVAARELDGIPLYAFAFSAYFTTSLFAMVLSGQWADHRGPLAPLATGIGAFGAGLLLSGTAGSMWMFVLGRAVQGVGGGLVIVALYVVIGRAYPERIRPSIMAGFSAAWIVPSVVGPLASGTVTEHLGWRWVFVGIPVLILLPLGLALPAIRRMAGGPADTRAAAKPYDRRRIRLALGISLGAGLLQFAGQELRWASLVPAVAGAALLVPAVRGLLPRGTVRAARGLPAVILLRGISAGSFIVAESFVPLMLVTQRGLSPTLAGLSLAAGGLTWALGSYVLARPRLEPHGGALMVGGMVLVALSIVAAPSVLIESVPVWTLAVVWGVGCFGMGIVIASTSVLLLKLSAPQDAGANSAALQISDGLANVLLLAAGGAAFAALGGGAVGAAAHGAVGGGTAAAHPGAFTVVFLPMAAVALVGVWVASRVRERA; via the coding sequence ATGACTGCCCTGGAACCCCATGACGCCGAGGTCACCGCCACCCTCGTGGAGACCACCGCGCCCGCCCCGGCGGAGGGTGTGCTGGGGCGGACGTACCGGGCGCTGAGCATCGGCATCGTGTCCGTCGTCCTGCTCATCGCCTTCGAGGCGACCGCCGTCGGTACGGCGATGCCGGTGGCGGCCCGGGAGCTGGACGGCATCCCGCTCTACGCGTTCGCGTTCTCCGCGTACTTCACCACCAGCCTCTTCGCGATGGTGCTCTCCGGGCAGTGGGCCGACCACCGCGGTCCGCTCGCCCCGCTGGCCACCGGCATCGGGGCCTTCGGGGCGGGGCTGCTGCTCTCCGGTACGGCGGGGAGCATGTGGATGTTCGTCCTGGGCCGGGCCGTCCAGGGCGTCGGCGGCGGGCTGGTGATCGTGGCGCTGTACGTGGTCATCGGCCGGGCCTACCCGGAGCGGATCCGCCCGAGCATCATGGCCGGGTTCTCGGCGGCCTGGATCGTCCCGTCCGTCGTGGGTCCGCTCGCCTCGGGGACGGTGACCGAGCACCTGGGGTGGCGCTGGGTCTTCGTCGGCATCCCGGTGCTCATCCTCCTGCCGCTGGGTCTCGCACTGCCCGCGATACGTCGGATGGCGGGCGGGCCGGCCGACACGCGGGCGGCGGCGAAACCGTACGACCGGCGGCGCATCCGGCTCGCGCTGGGGATCTCGCTGGGCGCCGGGCTGCTGCAGTTCGCCGGGCAGGAACTCCGCTGGGCGTCGCTGGTTCCGGCCGTCGCCGGCGCGGCGCTGCTCGTCCCCGCCGTACGCGGGCTGCTGCCCCGGGGGACCGTTCGGGCCGCGCGTGGTCTGCCCGCGGTGATCCTGCTGCGGGGGATCTCGGCGGGGTCGTTCATCGTGGCCGAGTCCTTCGTCCCGCTGATGCTCGTGACCCAGCGCGGGCTGTCCCCGACGCTGGCCGGGCTCTCGCTCGCGGCGGGCGGTCTGACCTGGGCCCTCGGCTCGTACGTGCTGGCCCGGCCCCGGCTGGAGCCGCACGGCGGCGCGCTGATGGTGGGGGGCATGGTGCTGGTCGCCCTGTCCATCGTGGCCGCGCCGAGCGTGCTGATCGAGTCGGTGCCGGTGTGGACCTTGGCGGTGGTCTGGGGCGTCGGCTGCTTCGGCATGGGCATCGTGATCGCGTCGACGAGCGTGCTGCTGCTCAAGCTGTCGGCCCCGCAGGACGCGGGGGCCAATTCGGCGGCGCTCCAGATCTCCGACGGTCTCGCCAACGTCCTGCTGCTCGCCGCGGGGGGCGCGGCGTTCGCCGCCCTCGGCGGCGGCGCGGTCGGAGCGGCGGCGCACGGAGCCGTGGGCGGCGGCACGGCGGCGGCGCACCCCGGCGCGTTCACCGTCGTCTTCCTGCCGATGGCGGCGGTGGCGCTGGTGGGGGTGTGGGTGGCGAGCCGGGTGCGGGAGCGGGCGTGA